A genome region from Rubinisphaera margarita includes the following:
- a CDS encoding topoisomerase II has protein sequence MSVVVGRIHAEEAYSKELLLKLLGISQKFWDKMLDEGLPFTRIGHTRWVTGEAVLNYLHRNAERKPE, from the coding sequence ATGTCAGTCGTTGTTGGTCGTATTCACGCTGAGGAAGCTTACAGCAAGGAATTGCTGCTCAAGCTGCTTGGCATTTCGCAGAAGTTTTGGGATAAGATGCTCGATGAAGGCTTGCCCTTCACGCGGATTGGGCACACGCGCTGGGTGACTGGCGAGGCTGTGCTCAACTATCTGCATCGCAACGCAGAGAGGAAGCCGGAGTGA
- a CDS encoding potassium channel family protein, with amino-acid sequence MTSTLKTSDPLRKIVTGLLLFATVSFVAVLGYIAHGWQVDDAVYMVIITIFGVGYGEVQPIESTGLRGLTIAVIVAGYGAVIYTVGGFMQMLVDGEINKALGARRMTREITSLEDHTIICGFGRMGTILARELQTAGKPFVIIDNCEEHMQTAQDLGYLVLQGDASDEHLLSLAQIEKASVLASVLSDDATNVFVTITAREMNPSITIIARGENPRTERKLLGCGADQVVLPTAIGASRIAQLILRPTAENLLGDIASKRHVSDELREVGLQFEEVPVLPSSPLAGKTLNEIEVRGNHGFLIVGIRNQEGTAMLNPPSETVLNPGDIVVILGHHDDLPQVARKFSRPVETIKYRGAST; translated from the coding sequence ATGACCTCAACTCTCAAGACCTCCGATCCCCTGCGAAAGATCGTGACCGGTCTGCTGCTGTTTGCGACGGTCAGCTTCGTAGCCGTGCTGGGCTACATCGCGCATGGATGGCAGGTCGATGATGCTGTGTACATGGTCATCATTACGATTTTTGGCGTTGGCTATGGGGAAGTGCAGCCGATCGAGTCGACCGGACTGCGAGGCCTGACAATCGCCGTGATTGTGGCCGGCTATGGAGCCGTGATTTATACGGTGGGCGGTTTTATGCAGATGCTCGTGGACGGCGAGATCAACAAGGCTTTGGGAGCACGTCGAATGACTCGGGAAATCACCAGTCTGGAAGATCACACCATTATCTGCGGCTTCGGTCGGATGGGGACGATTCTCGCTCGCGAGTTGCAGACAGCCGGAAAGCCGTTTGTGATCATCGATAACTGCGAAGAGCACATGCAGACCGCTCAGGATCTCGGCTATCTTGTGCTTCAGGGCGATGCCAGCGATGAGCATCTGTTGAGTCTGGCCCAGATCGAGAAGGCGTCGGTGCTGGCCTCGGTTCTGTCGGACGATGCGACGAATGTTTTCGTGACCATCACCGCTCGCGAGATGAATCCGTCGATCACGATTATCGCTCGTGGTGAGAACCCTCGAACGGAGCGGAAGCTGCTTGGCTGTGGAGCCGATCAGGTGGTGCTGCCGACGGCGATTGGAGCCTCCCGGATTGCTCAACTGATTCTGAGACCGACAGCCGAGAATCTGCTGGGAGATATTGCGAGCAAGCGGCACGTCAGCGATGAACTTCGTGAAGTTGGTCTGCAGTTCGAAGAGGTGCCCGTCCTCCCTTCCTCTCCGCTGGCCGGGAAGACGCTCAACGAGATCGAAGTTCGGGGAAACCACGGATTTCTGATCGTCGGGATTCGGAATCAGGAAGGGACGGCGATGCTAAACCCTCCGTCGGAAACCGTCCTCAACCCCGGCGACATTGTTGTGATCCTGGGACATCATGACGACCTGCCGCAGGTGGCGCGGAAGTTCTCGCGTCCTGTAGAGACGATTAAGTATCGGGGTGCGTCCACTTGA
- a CDS encoding tyrosine-type recombinase/integrase translates to MARPPEIGSIQLYPERPLRPADRNGFVLKFYCPLRRTRIRKNCGTRDRREAKRVLRECRERLLNGQYVASGGAITAAQEQVMRLSAPEAVVETIDRGKTWQDCYERYRRHRATRTREMSLTHALSRICIAERILKTSLRTEELFVKEVISLDNLELLQDRLLAGVECRYPTRSPNTVNSMLAAVMAFIRYCYKHGWIEAVPPLEKLETRDVMKGRPITGEEFERMLGVTPTVVGKKFSPEWEFALRVLWESGFRISEAMDFSWDDDQRIHPVWSRAAHSTIIVPPSQKNGRLQEIPMLPGLKHLLLSVPEKRREGFVVNVRLKQRRGERLSADAVSRTIAKIGKEAGVVVTKENKATGVRAKYASAHDLRRGCAARLINSGVSAETVKVVMRHADFATTEKHYGAIRSAQAAGDELQKKLIVSDSESALAGG, encoded by the coding sequence ATGGCCAGACCTCCAGAGATTGGAAGTATCCAGCTCTATCCTGAACGCCCCTTGAGGCCGGCGGATCGAAATGGATTCGTCCTGAAGTTCTACTGTCCGTTGCGAAGGACTCGCATCCGCAAGAACTGCGGCACCCGTGACCGGCGTGAAGCCAAACGGGTGCTCAGGGAATGCCGCGAGCGTCTTCTCAATGGACAGTACGTTGCCTCCGGTGGTGCGATCACGGCAGCCCAGGAACAGGTGATGCGTTTGTCTGCTCCTGAAGCCGTCGTGGAGACCATCGACCGGGGGAAGACCTGGCAGGATTGTTATGAGCGATATCGCAGACATCGGGCCACGCGAACGCGAGAGATGTCTCTCACGCACGCGTTGTCCCGAATCTGTATCGCGGAACGGATTCTGAAGACATCGCTCAGAACGGAAGAGCTGTTCGTCAAGGAAGTCATCAGCCTGGATAACCTCGAACTGCTGCAGGATCGTCTGCTGGCGGGTGTGGAGTGCCGATATCCCACTCGGTCTCCAAATACCGTCAACAGCATGCTGGCAGCAGTGATGGCGTTTATCCGGTACTGCTACAAACATGGATGGATTGAAGCGGTTCCTCCACTTGAGAAGCTGGAAACGCGAGACGTCATGAAAGGCCGTCCGATTACTGGCGAGGAGTTCGAGCGAATGCTCGGCGTTACTCCCACGGTCGTCGGTAAGAAATTCTCCCCGGAGTGGGAGTTCGCGTTGCGGGTTCTCTGGGAAAGCGGATTCCGCATCAGTGAGGCTATGGATTTCTCTTGGGATGATGATCAACGAATTCATCCCGTTTGGAGTCGGGCAGCTCACTCGACGATTATCGTCCCGCCTTCGCAGAAGAACGGACGATTGCAGGAAATCCCAATGCTGCCAGGTCTGAAGCACCTTTTGCTGTCAGTCCCTGAGAAACGCCGCGAAGGATTCGTGGTCAACGTTAGACTGAAGCAAAGACGCGGAGAACGATTGTCTGCCGACGCCGTCAGCAGAACAATCGCGAAGATTGGCAAGGAAGCCGGGGTGGTGGTGACGAAGGAGAACAAAGCGACTGGTGTGCGTGCCAAGTATGCCAGTGCTCACGATCTCCGTCGTGGGTGTGCGGCTCGACTGATCAATTCGGGGGTTTCCGCCGAAACGGTCAAGGTCGTCATGCGTCACGCGGACTTCGCAACCACCGAGAAGCATTATGGAGCAATTCGTTCCGCCCAGGCGGCGGGCGATGAGCTGCAGAAGAAGCTGATTGTCAGCGACAGCGAATCAGCATTAGCGGGGGGATAA